The Novosphingobium aromaticivorans DSM 12444 genome segment GCTCGGCCCGGACATCACCCAGGGCCTCGGCGCAGGCGCTCGTCCCGAAGTCGGCCGCGCCGCTGCGGAAGAGACCATCGAGGAACTGGAGCGCGCGCTCGACGGCGTCCACATGGTATTCATCGCCGCCGGCATGGGCGGCGGCACCGGCACCGGCGCAGCGCCGGTCATCGCCGAGGCAGCCCGTCGCAAGGGCGTGCTGACTGTCGGCGTGGTGACCAAGCCGTTCCTGTTCGAAGGCACGCGCCGCATGCGCGCTGCGGAATCGGGCATCGAGGAACTGCAGAAGCACGTCGATACGCTCATCGTCATTCCGAACCAGAACCTGTTTCTGGTGGCCAAGGCGGAAACGACCTTCAAGGAAGCCTTCCAGCTCGCCGACGAGGTTCTCCAGCAGGGTGTCCGCTCGATCACCGACCTCATGGTCATGCCGGGCCTCATCAACCTCGACTTCGCCGACGTCCGTTCGGTCATGGGCGAGATGGGCAAGGCGATGATGGGCACCGGCGAGGGCGAAGGCGCGAACCGCGCGCTCGAAGCCGCGGAGCGCGCGATTGCCAATCCGCTCCTCGATGGCGTGTCGATGCAGGGCGCGAAGGGCGTCATCATCTCGATCATCGGCGGCGACGACATGAAGCTGCTCGAAGTCGACGAGGCCGCGAATCACATCCGCGAGCTGGTCGATCCCAACGCGAACATCATCTGGGGTTCGGCCTTCAATCCGGACCTCGATGGCAAGATTCGCGTGTCGGTCGTCGCC includes the following:
- the ftsZ gene encoding cell division protein FtsZ; the protein is MSINIGPPAIDELRPRITVIGVGGAGGNAIANMIKARIEGVDFIVVNTDAQALNNSIAEHRIQLGPDITQGLGAGARPEVGRAAAEETIEELERALDGVHMVFIAAGMGGGTGTGAAPVIAEAARRKGVLTVGVVTKPFLFEGTRRMRAAESGIEELQKHVDTLIVIPNQNLFLVAKAETTFKEAFQLADEVLQQGVRSITDLMVMPGLINLDFADVRSVMGEMGKAMMGTGEGEGANRALEAAERAIANPLLDGVSMQGAKGVIISIIGGDDMKLLEVDEAANHIRELVDPNANIIWGSAFNPDLDGKIRVSVVATGIEQSQEQAEIASRPVSIPGTSRGPAVPSAPPAAPVAAPAPAPEPVQQAWTPAAEQVQPAPAATPAAEPEPLDLTLDLSEVQEAPARPEAEELLLGGMEEPVQQPEFAPEPAPEPAMPRLGRAPEAAPAKPAGGSTLFERMANLSRGSRASEEDDGDEGGALNIPRFLGRQNNQ